From Dreissena polymorpha isolate Duluth1 chromosome 15, UMN_Dpol_1.0, whole genome shotgun sequence, a single genomic window includes:
- the LOC127860412 gene encoding uncharacterized protein LOC127860412 isoform X4, translated as MPYTRIFDWGAQPGMVREGSLLSIFCLTLALFEMDVSKKSQQIAFIIDGAVRIVKAVSKKTTCADVITKLPNLQVPLAVFLSAEGVKKELPGKTKLLKVWRANAASKNIEFVIKRSEIKMQRSRKSLGATLRRGSFSFLRKVPLKKMSTVQVPNIPDTLKKVSTTCMENSSFKSGTHVENSTSVKLSLKSKFTTPHKTMSDRAISTRTISSTDTGYNSVSSGESSQESNQKMTSKCTKNRHRTVLLEDDANGPRHSTPVAVKRAQKRCLDCTLTEYRVQLDEYRGKSAIMHRFLADQTLTSNRKRLDRESLSSIHDQKERCRFLWERYCDSDTESEASDDSEFIPSNMIDFTRTTALRRESAFSDLRKCSSRFSLPATRFSLPTRVATGVIDEFDYSFNCSFPRMDGDGCEDDSSNAGERANAITAVCRKDDPVTDEILDSFMKTTTSFSSDDLELNVLERNVME; from the coding sequence ATGGACGTATCAAAGAAATCGCAACAGATTGCGTTCATCATAGATGGCGCTGTGAGGATTGTGAAGGCCGTTTCTAAGAAGACAACGTGCGCTGACGTCATCACTAAGTTGCCTAATCTTCAGGTGCCTCTAGCGGTATTCCTGTCAGCTGAGGGTGTCAAGAAAGAACTTCCGGGAAAGACTAAGCTGCTGAAGGTGTGGCGCGCTAACGCAGCTTCAAAGAATATTGAATTCGTCATTAAAAGATCCGAGATTAAGATGCAGAGGTCGAGAAAATCTCTTGGAGCAACTTTAAGACGAGGTTCCTTTTCTTTCCTCAGGAAAGTTCCGTTGAAAAAGATGTCGACAGTCCAAGTTCCTAATATTCCTGACACACTCAAAAAAGTTTCCACAACTTGTATGGAAAATAGCTCGTTCAAATCCGGTACACATGTGGAAAACAGCACATCTGTGAAGTTATCGTTAAAAAGCAAGTTCACGACACCCCACAAAACGATGTCAGATCGAGCCATCTCCACAAGAACCATCTCCTCCACAGATACCGGATACAACTCTGTTAGCAGTGGGGAAAGTAGTCAGGAATCCAATCAGAAAATGACCAGCAAATGTACCAAAAACCGCCATCGCACTGTTCTACTGGAGGATGACGCCAACGGTCCTAGACACAGCACGCCCGTCGCTGTCAAACGTGCACAAAAACGTTGTCTGGACTGTACTCTCACTGAGTATCGCGTACAGTTGGATGAATACCGGGGTAAAAGCGCAATTATGCACAGATTTCTGGCCGACCAGACGCTAACGTCAAACAGAAAACGTCTCGATCGTGAGAGTTTATCATCTATCCACGACCAGAAGGAGCGCTGTCGCTTCCTGTGGGAGAGATACTGCGACTCGGACACAGAGAGTGAAGCCTCCGATGACAGCGAATTCATCCCATCCAATATGATCGACTTTACACGAACCACGGCGCTCAGACGGGAATCTGCGTTTTCGGATCTGAGGAAGTGCTCTTCAAGATTCTCACTTCCGGCAACTCGATTCTCACTCCCGACTCGCGTAGCTACGGGTGTTATCGATGAGTTTGATTATTCATTCAACTGCTCGTTTCCAAGAATGGACGGAGATGGTTGCGAGGACGATAGCTCGAATGCAGGTGAACGCGCAAATGCCATCACCGCAGTATGTAGAAAAGATGATCCCGTAACAGACGAGATTTTGGACAGCTTCATGAAGACGACAACATCCTTCTCGAGTGATGATCTTGAACTAAATGTGCTTGAACGGAACGTTATGGAATGA